Proteins from a genomic interval of Plasmodium reichenowi strain SY57 chromosome 13, whole genome shotgun sequence:
- a CDS encoding putative exported protein (Plasmodium exported protein, unknown function), with the protein MKTYNSLNNIMGFQGEHNSTVPSYNKSSMEKSSNIRNNRGRVYSFHFLVKIFACSLFIWTLYVSHNGNVSTNVDIVNTTQGLSKGRILTQGDHHEETEDVNLKAHHTGERTSYTEVKHRRSSSNSHVQSNTFQNKEENDVNADFAEQQNYDEEPSQKGKDIKEMLKKADNFIETKLVSALHPKKNHLLKLAILAFPIFMEHVSNIFKRRGFKYIGSAMHLVCLVFYVYIFKVIVNHLLTNKEDKFAHMESHGKHHFDDNNKTKKKPKDNKIFGSESHDQDEEVVEA; encoded by the exons atgaagACATACaattctttaaataatattatggGATTCCAAGGGGAACACAACAGTACTGTTCCATCATATAACAAATCAAGTATGGAGAAATCATcaaatataagaaataatagAGGAAGGGtttattcttttcattttcttgTGAAAATATTTGCATGTTCACTCTTCATATGGACCTTGTATGTATCACACAAT GGAAACGTTAGTACTAATGTTGACATTGTGAATACCACTCAAGGATTAAGCAAAGGAAGAATTTTAACACAAGGAGATCATCACGAAGAAACTGAAGATGTAAACCTTAAGGCTCATCATACTGGAGAACGTACTAGTTATACAGAAGTAAAACATAGACGTTCATCTTCGAATTCTCATGTACAATCAAACACTTTTcaaaataaagaagaaaatgatgTAAATGCTGATTTTGCAGAACAACAGAATTACGATGAAGAACCAAGTCAAAAAGGTAAAGATATTAAAGAAATGTTAAAGAAAGCTGATAATTTTATTGAAACCAAGTTAGTTAGTGCTTTAcatccaaaaaaaaatcacTTATTAAAATTAGCTATTCTTGCATTCCCAATATTCATGGAACATGTCtctaatatatttaaaagaagaGGATTCAAATATATTGGATCAGCTATGCATTTAGTTTGTCTTGTATTTTATGTGTACATATTTAAAGTAATTGTTAATCATTTATTAACAAATAAAGAAGACAAATTTGCTCATATGGAGTCACATGGAAAACATCATTTTGacgataataataaaactaaaaaaaaaccaaaagataataaaatattcgGATCTGAAAGTCACGATCAAGATGAAGAAGTAGTTGAAGCTTAA